A single window of Ignavibacteriota bacterium DNA harbors:
- a CDS encoding TolC family protein — protein MRHLILIILLILFFGNAFSQGNITLKEAVEKALLNNYSIRIAQTSNQIAKNNVAPGNAGMLPKVDLVAGYNYANTDLYLVLLTGQRIEQAGNVAKTVNGGVQLSWTILDDMGMFISYERLKTLKSRSDVELKISVENTVKEIARTYYNSLLLKKNLDVMNESIELSYRRMKRIEDRKEYGASNSLELLRAKVDLNTDSTNYKRTELNYKNSLRMLIYLMGEKVSGSGYDIGADIEFYQEKSIEDLRNLAQKSNNSILQALKNKEITELDYELIKTNYMPKVNLTASYSYNRTDADAGFLLVNQNYGLGTGVNLSWNIFDGMRTNIQAQNTKLMSEMNSISIEMLRNQIDMAVINNYEALVEKKAILDMDIANLGAAELNYQRSLDLFDLGQITSLELREAQLNLNRSKMRINESMLDAKLSEIELNILTGTLNY, from the coding sequence ATGAGACATTTAATTTTAATTATATTATTGATTTTATTCTTTGGAAATGCATTTTCGCAGGGAAATATTACATTGAAAGAAGCTGTGGAAAAGGCACTTTTAAATAATTATTCGATACGAATTGCTCAAACAAGCAATCAAATTGCAAAGAATAATGTAGCACCCGGAAATGCAGGAATGCTTCCGAAAGTTGATTTAGTAGCAGGATACAATTATGCAAATACAGATTTGTATTTAGTTCTGCTGACAGGTCAAAGAATAGAGCAAGCTGGAAATGTAGCCAAAACTGTAAATGGTGGAGTTCAGCTTTCGTGGACAATTTTAGACGATATGGGTATGTTTATTTCCTATGAGCGACTGAAAACATTGAAATCCAGAAGCGATGTAGAATTGAAAATATCTGTGGAGAATACTGTTAAAGAGATTGCACGAACATATTATAATTCTCTTCTACTCAAAAAAAATCTCGATGTTATGAATGAAAGTATAGAATTGAGCTATCGCAGAATGAAAAGAATTGAGGACAGAAAAGAATACGGCGCTTCGAATTCTTTGGAACTTTTGCGGGCAAAGGTTGATTTGAATACCGATAGCACAAATTACAAAAGAACTGAATTGAATTACAAAAATTCTTTGAGAATGTTAATTTATCTTATGGGCGAAAAAGTCAGCGGCAGCGGGTATGATATTGGTGCAGATATTGAATTTTATCAGGAAAAATCTATAGAAGATTTAAGAAATTTAGCTCAGAAATCAAATAATTCAATCCTACAGGCACTCAAGAATAAGGAAATTACTGAGTTGGATTATGAGCTGATAAAGACAAACTATATGCCAAAAGTCAATCTGACTGCTTCATACTCATACAATCGAACTGATGCTGATGCAGGGTTTCTTTTGGTTAATCAAAACTACGGACTTGGCACCGGGGTAAATTTATCCTGGAATATCTTTGATGGCATGAGAACAAATATTCAAGCTCAAAATACTAAACTAATGTCTGAGATGAATTCTATTTCAATTGAAATGCTTCGTAATCAAATAGATATGGCTGTCATCAATAACTATGAAGCACTTGTGGAAAAGAAAGCAATTTTGGATATGGATATTGCCAATTTGGGTGCTGCTGAACTTAATTATCAACGCAGTTTGGATTTATTCGACTTAGGCCAAATAACTTCGCTCGAACTTCGGGAGGCACAGCTAAATTTAAACCGTTCTAAAATGCGAATTAACGAATCAATGTTGGATGCAAAATTAAGCGAAATTGAATTAAATATTTTAACCGGAACTTTGAATTATTGA
- a CDS encoding efflux RND transporter permease subunit yields the protein MKSLLTYFIKYPVWAYVVKILILLFGFLALMNMKTSFFSELDSNMISISIIYPGASPEEIEQGVIQKIEDNLKGIQGIDRYSSNSRENIGSMGIEVFRSYNTDEVLLDVKNAVDRINSFPVGMEPPVVAKAPAVEFAISFGIFGIDDLNSLKSISKRVEDDLRSIPGLSQVTISGYPAENIVAYVNEFAMRSYDITFDDITRALRTANIELTAGSVKTDDEEILIRMKQKNYYAEGLQDIVVKSMQDGRLVRLRDVARIDNSWEESPNKSYINGKRAVIFNVNKIKGENILDITAAAKKYVEDFNKKNTDYQAIVIDDFTESLTKRIDTLLTNGSQGAILVILGLALFLNLRLALWVALSIPFSFMGMFLIGYMTGITINVISLFGCIVVVGILVDDGVVIAEQIYQNYEKGMKPFKAAINGVMEVLPSVVFSVLTTVAMFTPFFFMDGRSGAGMKDMGFVVIFALIFSLIEAALILPAHLAHSKALRERKHNKIRLFLDSLLTYPRDVLYKKSLNFLIDHKLIALAIMFSLTIITVGGFAGGHIKFTFFPFIDGDNFEVKLSLPAGTREGITEEIADRIERAVWEVNEELTANREDKKQVITTVVKNIGTGPASFRGPMGVVSDAGNSNDATLKVILLNGEERNLESFKISNLIREKVGPIYEAETLLFGGGSIFGKAISISLLSPDLEDLDAVKNYLKDELSNISEIANVSDNDVLGLREINIKLKEKAFLLGLSNFEVARQVRQGFFGDEVQRLQRGNDEIKVWVKYSPEDRSTIRNWEDMRIKLPNGNSYPLTEIADYSIKRGKTVINHIDGKREITIEADMVDQNAEVPPVLERINTEFLMPVLAKYPSVSQTESGQKREVMKMASTARTGLSIAFIMMFFLIVLSFRSFSQAFIVLALLPLGIIGAVWGHYFQSTPVNIMSIYGMIALIGVIVNNSIVYINTFNGYLKAGMSYREALVGSGINRFRPILLTTGTTVLGLLPLLAEKSLQAKFLIPMAISVAYGLMIGSFFVLVFLPVLLVFLNDFKRLAAWIWTGKKPEREELEPAVKEELRIKYYLD from the coding sequence TTATAAAATATCCTGTTTGGGCTTATGTTGTAAAAATACTTATACTTCTGTTCGGTTTTCTTGCTCTTATGAATATGAAAACATCGTTTTTCTCAGAGCTTGACAGTAATATGATAAGTATAAGTATAATTTATCCGGGCGCTTCACCTGAAGAAATTGAACAGGGTGTGATACAAAAAATTGAAGACAATCTGAAAGGGATTCAGGGAATTGACCGTTATTCAAGCAATTCGAGAGAAAATATCGGAAGTATGGGTATTGAAGTCTTTCGCTCTTATAATACAGATGAAGTTTTGCTTGATGTCAAAAATGCAGTTGACCGAATCAATTCATTTCCTGTCGGAATGGAGCCACCGGTTGTTGCTAAAGCACCTGCAGTCGAATTTGCTATCAGTTTCGGAATTTTCGGAATTGATGATTTAAATTCTTTAAAATCAATTTCCAAACGAGTTGAAGATGATTTACGCTCGATTCCGGGTTTATCCCAAGTTACTATTAGTGGATATCCTGCTGAGAATATTGTTGCTTATGTCAATGAATTTGCAATGCGCAGCTACGATATAACCTTTGACGATATAACACGAGCATTAAGAACTGCCAATATTGAGCTTACTGCCGGCTCTGTAAAAACAGACGATGAAGAAATCCTAATCAGAATGAAGCAAAAGAACTATTACGCTGAAGGACTTCAGGATATCGTTGTAAAATCTATGCAGGACGGCAGATTAGTAAGATTACGTGATGTTGCAAGGATAGATAATTCATGGGAAGAATCTCCTAATAAAAGTTATATAAATGGAAAGCGTGCAGTAATTTTCAATGTTAACAAGATTAAAGGCGAAAATATTCTTGATATTACAGCCGCTGCAAAAAAATATGTTGAAGATTTTAATAAAAAAAATACTGATTATCAAGCTATAGTTATTGACGATTTTACTGAATCGCTAACCAAACGAATTGATACACTACTCACAAACGGTAGTCAGGGTGCAATACTTGTTATATTGGGTCTTGCACTGTTTCTGAATTTAAGATTAGCTTTATGGGTAGCTTTGAGTATACCATTCTCATTTATGGGAATGTTTTTAATCGGATATATGACAGGTATTACAATTAATGTCATTTCATTATTCGGTTGTATTGTAGTAGTTGGTATTCTTGTTGATGATGGGGTTGTAATCGCCGAGCAGATATATCAAAATTACGAAAAAGGTATGAAGCCCTTCAAGGCGGCTATTAATGGTGTTATGGAGGTTTTGCCTTCAGTAGTATTTTCAGTCCTGACTACTGTGGCAATGTTTACACCATTTTTCTTTATGGATGGTCGCTCCGGTGCCGGAATGAAAGATATGGGTTTTGTGGTAATTTTTGCTTTGATATTTTCGCTCATCGAAGCTGCTCTCATTCTGCCTGCTCACCTGGCACACTCTAAAGCATTGAGGGAAAGAAAGCATAATAAAATCAGACTTTTTCTCGATAGTTTACTCACTTACCCACGAGACGTCCTTTATAAAAAGTCACTTAATTTTTTAATTGACCATAAATTAATTGCTCTGGCAATAATGTTTTCCTTGACAATTATTACAGTCGGTGGATTTGCAGGTGGTCATATTAAATTTACATTTTTTCCTTTTATAGACGGCGATAATTTTGAAGTAAAATTATCTTTACCTGCGGGTACCCGAGAGGGAATCACTGAAGAAATTGCTGACAGAATAGAACGGGCTGTCTGGGAGGTTAATGAAGAGCTCACAGCAAACAGAGAAGACAAGAAACAAGTAATTACTACTGTTGTAAAAAATATTGGTACCGGTCCCGCTTCATTCCGTGGTCCAATGGGAGTTGTTAGTGATGCCGGAAATTCCAATGATGCGACTTTAAAGGTAATTCTTCTAAATGGTGAGGAAAGAAATCTGGAGTCTTTCAAAATATCAAATTTGATTCGGGAAAAAGTCGGTCCTATTTACGAAGCTGAAACTTTGCTTTTCGGAGGAGGCTCAATATTCGGCAAGGCAATATCAATTTCGCTTCTCAGTCCCGACCTTGAAGATCTTGATGCTGTCAAGAATTACCTAAAAGATGAATTATCAAATATAAGTGAAATTGCAAATGTTTCTGATAACGATGTTCTTGGGCTTAGAGAAATAAATATTAAACTCAAAGAGAAAGCATTTTTGTTAGGACTTAGCAATTTTGAAGTTGCCCGTCAAGTCAGACAGGGTTTCTTTGGTGACGAAGTCCAAAGACTTCAGAGAGGCAACGACGAAATCAAAGTTTGGGTAAAATATTCTCCGGAAGATCGCTCAACTATCCGTAATTGGGAGGATATGAGAATTAAGCTGCCAAATGGCAACAGCTATCCTTTGACTGAAATTGCAGATTACTCAATTAAGCGTGGTAAAACAGTAATAAATCATATTGACGGAAAGCGGGAAATAACTATCGAAGCTGATATGGTTGACCAAAATGCCGAAGTTCCACCTGTGCTTGAGAGAATTAATACTGAATTCCTTATGCCGGTTTTAGCTAAATACCCAAGTGTATCCCAAACTGAATCAGGTCAAAAGAGGGAAGTAATGAAAATGGCAAGCACAGCAAGAACAGGTCTTAGTATAGCATTTATTATGATGTTCTTTTTAATAGTTTTAAGTTTCAGGTCATTTTCTCAGGCATTCATTGTTTTGGCATTGCTTCCGCTTGGAATAATCGGAGCTGTATGGGGACATTATTTTCAAAGCACTCCTGTCAATATTATGTCAATATACGGAATGATTGCTTTAATTGGTGTAATTGTAAATAATTCAATTGTTTATATAAATACTTTCAACGGTTATCTCAAAGCCGGCATGTCCTACAGGGAAGCTCTCGTTGGTTCTGGAATAAACAGGTTTAGACCAATATTACTTACAACAGGAACTACGGTTTTAGGGCTTTTGCCACTGCTTGCCGAAAAAAGTCTTCAGGCAAAATTTCTCATTCCAATGGCGATATCTGTAGCCTACGGACTTATGATAGGTTCATTTTTCGTATTGGTATTTTTACCGGTATTACTTGTATTTCTCAATGATTTCAAGCGACTTGCAGCGTGGATTTGGACTGGCAAAAAGCCCGAAAGAGAGGAGCTTGAACCGGCTGTAAAAGAAGAATTGAGAATTAAATATTATTTGGATTAA